A single window of uncultured Methanospirillum sp. DNA harbors:
- a CDS encoding MarR family transcriptional regulator has protein sequence MTEKPLLPHDIAIGALTSIIFRNQSVFLNHHLRTLDLSCGQFPILMYLMNHQNVTQETLARHFHIDRGTIARSVRKLEDADYVIRTIDPENRRAVRLFLSEKGISIIPELIRIDAEWEGTVSASFIGNESFQFRDLLLKAAGSSIRGVREIGEDYASCCTGGECA, from the coding sequence GTGACAGAGAAACCTCTTCTCCCCCATGATATCGCGATAGGGGCATTAACATCCATCATCTTCAGAAACCAGTCCGTTTTTCTGAACCATCATCTGCGAACCCTTGATCTCTCCTGTGGCCAGTTCCCGATCCTGATGTATCTTATGAACCATCAGAACGTGACCCAGGAGACACTTGCACGACATTTTCACATAGACAGAGGAACGATTGCACGATCTGTCAGGAAACTTGAGGACGCAGACTATGTTATCAGAACGATCGATCCTGAAAACAGGCGGGCAGTAAGACTCTTTCTCTCCGAAAAAGGAATCTCCATCATACCTGAACTGATTCGGATAGATGCCGAATGGGAGGGCACGGTATCTGCGTCTTTTATCGGCAATGAGAGTTTCCAGTTCAGGGATCTCCTCCTGAAAGCAGCAGGATCCAGTATCAGAGGAGTCAGAGAGATCGGAGAGGATTATGCCTCATGCTGTACAGGAGGTGAGTGTGCATGA
- a CDS encoding shikimate kinase has protein sequence MEDRRIVLIGYRGTGKSSIGRNIAATLKFDHIDIDTLIEETEDRTIPEIFATSGDNGGEEEFRAIESRIIDRLPDTPVVISTGGGAVLRQENIRALRRKSQVILLTSSEEMIAKRIAGTSRPSLTGLSLEEEIHTTLEERQPFYRAAADLVYDSTGKTPKQAASEILQIIRPGKHFSDEINARQKLVNWVLSTPIPAAVHKPLLATVSDPTTRLYGILGNPCMHSLSPPIWNRLFQELNIPARYTWFECPDPARLILAAEKAGVRGLSVTIPHKETVMPLLDEIKHDATVIGKVNTILLLGGKRYGYNTDWKGIYRPLEGVDGDVAVILGAGGAAASAVYAASMRGFTPVILNRTVERALEMGKHFGVETGAISDFTRYHPDLVINATSVGMKSHGSASNMTPVPVSSLTPDMHVFDLVYTPAETPLLQGALEKGCSIIPGTEMFIHQLIEQFKVLTGIDVPADTVRRWLL, from the coding sequence ATGGAAGACCGCAGGATCGTGCTGATAGGGTATCGTGGAACGGGAAAGAGCAGCATCGGACGCAACATTGCTGCAACACTCAAGTTTGACCATATCGATATCGATACCCTGATCGAGGAGACAGAAGACAGAACCATCCCTGAGATCTTTGCAACCAGTGGAGACAATGGTGGTGAAGAAGAATTTCGTGCAATTGAATCCCGAATCATAGACAGGCTACCCGATACACCTGTCGTGATCAGTACTGGCGGCGGTGCTGTGCTCAGGCAGGAGAATATCAGGGCTCTCAGGAGAAAGAGTCAGGTCATCCTGCTCACGAGCAGCGAGGAGATGATTGCGAAGAGGATTGCTGGAACCTCCCGCCCTTCTCTTACAGGACTATCGCTGGAAGAGGAGATCCATACAACCCTTGAAGAGCGGCAGCCATTCTACCGGGCAGCCGCAGATCTCGTTTATGACTCGACCGGTAAAACGCCAAAGCAGGCAGCCTCTGAGATCCTGCAGATAATAAGGCCGGGTAAGCATTTTTCAGATGAGATCAATGCCCGCCAGAAACTCGTAAACTGGGTACTCTCCACTCCGATTCCGGCTGCAGTTCACAAACCACTTCTGGCTACAGTATCTGATCCTACGACCAGGTTGTATGGAATCCTGGGAAATCCCTGTATGCACAGCCTCTCTCCTCCCATCTGGAACAGGCTCTTTCAGGAGCTAAATATTCCTGCCCGTTACACCTGGTTTGAATGCCCGGATCCGGCACGATTGATCCTTGCAGCAGAGAAGGCAGGAGTCAGGGGACTTAGTGTTACTATCCCGCACAAAGAGACGGTTATGCCGCTCCTGGATGAGATAAAGCACGATGCAACTGTCATTGGAAAGGTAAATACAATCCTCCTGCTTGGTGGGAAGCGATATGGATATAACACGGACTGGAAAGGCATTTACCGTCCGCTCGAAGGCGTGGATGGTGATGTTGCTGTCATTCTCGGGGCAGGAGGTGCTGCAGCCTCGGCCGTATATGCAGCCTCCATGCGGGGATTTACTCCAGTCATTCTCAACCGAACAGTCGAACGAGCGCTGGAGATGGGAAAACACTTTGGTGTTGAGACCGGGGCAATCAGTGACTTTACAAGGTATCATCCGGATCTTGTTATCAATGCTACATCGGTAGGAATGAAATCACACGGATCTGCATCGAATATGACACCCGTACCTGTGTCATCGCTTACACCTGACATGCATGTGTTTGACCTGGTGTATACTCCTGCTGAGACACCTCTTCTGCAGGGAGCACTAGAGAAAGGATGCAGCATCATCCCGGGAACTGAGATGTTTATTCACCAGTTGATTGAGCAGTTTAAAGTGCTGACAGGGATCGATGTCCCGGCAGACACCGTGCGGAGATGGTTACTCTGA
- a CDS encoding cache domain-containing protein: MKFSGFAFLSVLTMMLFFSCVSAQSSDTTCSFELTGTVVYQDLEGGFFGIITDTGDKLLPTNLPGQYEVDGLRISGTATQQTDMVSANMWGTLVSVENVSPLNGGGKDELAWYPAVSTEQTAPDDQIFRILGRVAADLQKRLDTIDGQLADVAANMSGKEYSKENQAILLSSLVESTTGNQTGVYESSILDKSGHITAVYPNAYIPSIGTDLSRQPHIARLLSYPAPGMSTYLKTIEGKDAVIITYPVLSKQKTVTSYVSSLVSPSVLVSPDTMEELKESGYSLMVEQPEGTILSESESDQVGRSAWNDPEFNASPSLLKTAVHLQNARAGYDTYSGLKNQEVQVAWTTVTLHGVPWRVAVMNP, translated from the coding sequence ATGAAATTCTCTGGATTTGCATTTCTGTCTGTATTGACCATGATGCTATTCTTCTCATGTGTCAGTGCCCAGAGTTCAGATACAACCTGTTCGTTTGAGTTAACCGGAACGGTTGTATACCAGGACCTTGAAGGTGGGTTCTTCGGGATCATCACTGACACAGGAGATAAACTGCTTCCAACCAATCTCCCGGGTCAGTACGAGGTTGATGGTCTCCGGATATCAGGAACTGCTACTCAACAGACTGACATGGTCTCTGCCAACATGTGGGGAACCTTGGTCTCTGTAGAGAATGTCTCACCACTGAATGGAGGCGGTAAGGATGAACTGGCCTGGTACCCGGCTGTGAGCACGGAGCAGACCGCACCTGATGACCAGATCTTCAGGATACTGGGCAGGGTAGCAGCAGACCTGCAAAAAAGACTGGATACCATCGACGGGCAACTGGCTGATGTTGCGGCGAATATGAGTGGCAAAGAGTATTCAAAAGAGAACCAGGCCATTCTCCTGTCTTCGCTGGTTGAAAGCACGACTGGTAACCAGACCGGAGTGTATGAATCTTCTATTCTGGACAAGTCCGGCCATATTACCGCAGTGTACCCTAATGCGTATATACCATCAATCGGAACTGATCTTTCCAGGCAACCTCATATCGCTCGTCTACTTTCTTACCCTGCTCCAGGTATGAGTACTTACCTGAAGACCATTGAGGGGAAAGATGCCGTCATTATCACATACCCAGTCTTGTCAAAGCAGAAGACCGTTACCAGTTATGTCTCTTCACTGGTTTCTCCATCCGTGCTCGTCTCTCCTGATACAATGGAGGAACTTAAAGAGTCTGGATATTCACTCATGGTAGAACAGCCTGAAGGAACAATCCTCTCGGAGAGTGAGTCTGACCAGGTCGGGCGCTCTGCCTGGAATGATCCGGAATTTAATGCTTCCCCTTCATTACTCAAGACAGCAGTGCATCTGCAGAATGCCAGAGCCGGATATGATACATATTCAGGACTTAAAAATCAGGAAGTACAGGTTGCATGGACCACTGTAACACTCCATGGGGTACCATGGAGAGTCGCAGTCATGAATCCCTGA
- a CDS encoding chorismate synthase, whose product MNTFGRSFRVTTFGESHGAAIGAIVDGCPPGVEISTADIQLFLDRRKPGTSDLVTPRRESDLVEILSGVFEGKTLGTPIGLLIRNESARSSDYDQLREVFRPGHADRTFFEKYGIRDHRGGGRSSGRETAGRVAAGAIAAICLKKRKISIAGRIVEIHGESDPALFEKEIKEARDKGDSVGGIVSLTISGCQPGLGDPVFGKLDALLAGALMGIGGVKGIEIGSGFAASGMLGSEHNDPMTPEGYLSNNAGGILGGISSGQDITIRLAVKPTASICKPQNTIDKTGNQRSITVGGRHDPCIAIRIVPVAETMAALVILDTLLEQEKYTAWKEQE is encoded by the coding sequence CTGAACACATTTGGCAGATCATTCAGGGTGACTACGTTCGGAGAGAGCCATGGCGCCGCCATCGGGGCAATAGTTGACGGATGCCCACCAGGAGTAGAGATCTCTACTGCAGATATTCAGTTATTTCTTGACCGGAGAAAACCCGGTACCTCCGACCTTGTTACACCCCGCCGTGAATCAGATCTCGTTGAGATCCTCTCAGGAGTCTTTGAAGGAAAGACCCTCGGCACTCCGATCGGGCTTCTGATCAGAAACGAATCGGCCAGGTCGTCTGATTATGACCAACTTCGCGAAGTATTCAGGCCCGGTCATGCAGACCGGACGTTCTTTGAGAAGTACGGAATAAGGGATCACCGCGGAGGCGGACGATCCTCAGGACGGGAGACGGCCGGACGGGTCGCAGCCGGGGCGATAGCTGCAATCTGCCTGAAGAAGAGGAAGATCTCAATTGCTGGAAGGATCGTCGAAATTCATGGCGAGTCAGATCCTGCACTCTTTGAGAAGGAGATCAAAGAGGCCAGGGATAAGGGAGACTCAGTAGGAGGAATCGTAAGCCTTACCATCTCTGGCTGCCAGCCCGGGCTGGGAGATCCGGTCTTCGGAAAACTCGATGCTCTCCTTGCCGGAGCACTCATGGGTATCGGTGGTGTGAAAGGGATCGAGATTGGATCAGGATTTGCAGCATCCGGGATGTTGGGATCTGAGCACAATGACCCGATGACACCAGAAGGATACCTTTCCAACAATGCAGGCGGGATCCTGGGCGGGATCTCAAGTGGGCAGGATATCACAATTCGGCTTGCAGTAAAACCTACGGCATCCATCTGTAAGCCACAGAACACGATTGACAAGACAGGAAATCAAAGGTCTATCACTGTCGGAGGCAGGCATGATCCCTGCATAGCAATCAGGATCGTTCCGGTTGCAGAAACTATGGCCGCCCTCGTTATCCTTGACACACTGCTCGAACAGGAGAAGTACACAGCCTGGAAAGAGCAGGAATAA
- the aroA gene encoding 3-phosphoshikimate 1-carboxyvinyltransferase, with translation MDMHIGRCGPVHARVRAPPSKSYTHRALIIAALAEGVSSIKGQLDADDTRITARALASLGVRIVWEQGLITVYGTGGRLHAPGSAIDIGDSGTSMRLLTAVCLLADGPVTMTGSARMQERPIGPLVDALNNAGATISYLQTQGCPPLIIDGTLVGEDIQADGSISSQFISSLLIASPYAEKDATISLVGPVVSEPYIRITTGMMSLFGVTPELIGHNPLSWKIHAGMGYRPASYTVEGDYSSSSYWFALAAVTRGSVTVEGLTQDSDQGDRRLLDILKQMGCTITWNHDGETGDSTVTCSCSGPLSGVDVDMADCPDVVQSLAVVAAVAETPTRITGIHHLRAKESDRIAAIVNGLKVLGIRCEADDDEIVITPGRLTGGIIHPERDHRTAMSFAILGTAIGNVTILDAGCVTKSYPDFWEEFRSVWKTAGSC, from the coding sequence ATGGATATGCACATCGGAAGGTGCGGCCCGGTTCATGCCAGGGTCAGGGCACCCCCATCAAAGAGTTACACGCACCGTGCTCTGATCATCGCCGCACTAGCAGAGGGGGTATCCTCGATTAAGGGGCAGCTTGACGCAGACGACACCAGAATTACTGCACGTGCACTTGCATCGCTCGGAGTCAGAATTGTGTGGGAGCAGGGTTTGATCACGGTGTATGGAACCGGAGGAAGGCTCCATGCACCGGGTTCAGCGATAGATATTGGTGATTCAGGGACAAGTATGCGACTGCTTACCGCTGTATGCCTGCTCGCAGACGGTCCCGTCACCATGACAGGAAGTGCACGAATGCAGGAGAGACCGATCGGCCCGCTGGTTGATGCACTCAACAACGCCGGGGCAACCATCTCGTACCTGCAAACCCAGGGATGCCCCCCACTAATCATAGACGGTACGCTTGTAGGAGAAGATATCCAGGCAGACGGAAGCATCTCGAGCCAGTTCATCTCCTCGCTGCTGATAGCATCACCATATGCAGAAAAGGATGCCACAATCTCCCTTGTCGGCCCGGTTGTCTCGGAACCATACATCAGGATCACAACCGGCATGATGTCTCTCTTCGGGGTAACACCAGAACTGATAGGTCATAACCCTCTGTCCTGGAAGATCCATGCGGGTATGGGATACAGGCCGGCATCATATACGGTCGAAGGTGACTACTCTTCTTCATCATACTGGTTCGCACTCGCGGCAGTAACAAGAGGCAGTGTCACAGTTGAAGGGCTTACTCAGGATTCAGACCAGGGAGACAGGCGTCTTCTCGATATCCTCAAGCAGATGGGATGCACGATCACCTGGAATCATGACGGTGAAACCGGTGATTCTACGGTCACGTGCTCATGTAGCGGACCACTCTCCGGTGTTGATGTCGATATGGCAGACTGTCCTGACGTAGTCCAGTCTCTTGCTGTTGTCGCAGCTGTTGCAGAGACACCAACCCGGATCACCGGCATCCATCATCTTAGGGCAAAGGAGAGCGATCGGATCGCAGCAATTGTTAACGGTCTGAAGGTGCTCGGTATCAGGTGTGAGGCAGATGATGATGAGATTGTCATCACACCCGGGAGACTCACTGGCGGGATAATTCATCCCGAACGCGACCACAGGACCGCGATGAGTTTTGCCATACTTGGAACGGCAATAGGTAATGTCACCATCCTTGATGCCGGATGCGTAACAAAATCATATCCTGACTTCTGGGAGGAGTTCAGATCAGTATGGAAGACCGCAGGATCGTGCTGA
- a CDS encoding MATE family efflux transporter, protein MPENTVGVNLLKGDPKVAILKLSIPMIVAMLLMSTYNLVNAVWVAGLGSDALAAVGFITPLFMVLIGLGNGLGAGVTSVIARRIGAGDRDGANGAAVQAILMILGISVIITVLLIALARPLMILFGAGKTVDLAIEYGNVVFAGTILILFTNIAYAILRAEGDTKRTMYVMGASSILNIILDPILIYYMKMGIAGAAWGMIISLLLVTVVLLYWFFIKRDTYVNLSWNVNVKETRNVKDMLAVGLPASCEFFLMSLLAIFINAMLVMVASTDAVAVYTAGWRVVFFAIIPLVAISTSVVSVTGAAYGGRHYEKFPIIHNFSILLGVGIAIIISIITWLFASQISFIFTYTSEGAHLAPAIAAFLATMCIFYPFVPPGIMSSSIFQGTGRGLSSLILNILRNMVFMASAAYLLGVVFGLGEHGVWYGIVIGDILGGIVGYLWARIYIKRLMKYA, encoded by the coding sequence ATGCCTGAAAATACTGTGGGTGTAAACCTGCTAAAAGGAGATCCCAAGGTTGCGATCCTCAAACTTTCTATTCCGATGATCGTAGCAATGCTGCTGATGTCGACCTATAACCTGGTGAATGCAGTCTGGGTAGCGGGTCTTGGTTCTGATGCTCTTGCAGCGGTAGGATTCATCACTCCCCTCTTTATGGTTCTTATCGGCCTTGGAAACGGGCTCGGGGCCGGGGTAACATCAGTAATTGCCAGGAGGATCGGAGCTGGGGACCGTGATGGTGCAAACGGTGCGGCTGTACAGGCAATCCTGATGATACTCGGCATCTCGGTGATCATCACTGTACTTCTGATTGCTCTGGCACGCCCGCTGATGATTCTCTTCGGTGCAGGAAAGACCGTTGACCTAGCAATCGAATATGGGAATGTCGTTTTTGCAGGAACTATTCTCATCCTCTTTACAAATATCGCGTACGCAATTCTCAGGGCAGAAGGTGACACCAAACGGACGATGTATGTGATGGGAGCCTCATCGATCCTGAACATCATCCTTGATCCGATCCTGATCTATTACATGAAGATGGGTATCGCGGGTGCTGCGTGGGGGATGATCATATCTCTTCTGCTTGTCACTGTGGTTCTTCTTTACTGGTTTTTTATCAAACGGGATACATATGTGAACCTGTCGTGGAATGTTAACGTCAAGGAGACCAGGAATGTGAAAGACATGCTGGCAGTCGGACTGCCCGCGAGTTGCGAGTTCTTCCTCATGTCACTTCTTGCAATCTTCATCAATGCAATGCTGGTAATGGTTGCAAGTACCGATGCGGTTGCAGTTTACACAGCTGGATGGAGGGTTGTTTTCTTTGCAATAATCCCTCTTGTGGCTATCTCAACCTCGGTCGTCTCAGTAACCGGGGCAGCATACGGAGGGCGACACTACGAAAAATTCCCGATAATTCACAACTTTTCAATCCTGCTCGGCGTGGGAATCGCGATCATTATAAGCATTATCACCTGGCTCTTCGCCTCGCAGATCTCATTCATCTTCACCTACACATCAGAAGGTGCACACCTTGCCCCTGCTATTGCTGCGTTTCTTGCAACAATGTGTATCTTTTACCCGTTTGTTCCACCAGGAATTATGTCCTCATCCATATTTCAGGGGACCGGACGGGGTCTGTCATCCCTGATCCTGAACATACTCAGGAATATGGTTTTCATGGCGTCTGCAGCATATCTGCTCGGTGTTGTCTTTGGACTTGGTGAGCATGGAGTGTGGTACGGGATCGTCATTGGTGATATCCTTGGAGGAATTGTAGGGTATCTCTGGGCACGGATCTACATCAAGCGACTCATGAAATACGCCTGA
- a CDS encoding PAS domain S-box protein, which translates to MIDPEYREFKKTRIILITSIVLFIVLFSSIVAFLSIIIVGTYQTFEENEMNSRMHRFQDALNNSMNILENTAIDYGEWDATARYIEGKYPQFVEAEISDETFRKMGINFVGFFDLKGTPFYYIDLSMPPEKGELINPALQIYLPHGNNTPDGRAPLPEKKKIVFSNGDVSGILIFVPIIYHTQNSSPVGTVVMGRYFADPFLDEISLVLKKRIEIIPEKTGSKLFPGNSQSPEIRVITESNSEISAYLKIPDKQSGQQVVFGVTYPRDIYQQGISTLGTFLSLIAFVMMVFTGLTGIGLSYYIRHAEDVQKLAKKKDESYHQIINNLEDAYFRADPNGILEMVSPSAARMLGYSNCDELIGVRIADLFQNPDERPALRAILFENYQIQNNTIALKRKDGSITFASIHAHLIISDKGIVTGMEGTAHDRTEIILAGKDSLERQSVYRMIFDSANIGLFQSSPEGQFLSVNPTFASMLGYENPEQLRQSVQNIPRDLFVSPEEGKEIVESLLQESSLENREIQLRKKDGSLIWLNINIVLIRDIKEQPAALFGTAIDITERRHAEYELKESQQKFKSLFYLSPIAIMVYDQDGHLNDANSAAISIFGVSDAGVLNSDSLFDHPLLTTEERRAIINGRSVDTDLTVDFDLMRSRFRFPSSRIGTGHLRMIVSPVPHPSIEGVNWYLTQIIDVTDRKKAEIGSQISEQKYRQVFANVSHGLILFELFPEGEPGKILDMNLQAEKLIGRSLSDILTDQDILGKYLNVEELNLGEATQSDAGEICTIEIDLTSVDDKVIPVFVTCVLFLIGEQRVGLTIIEDITQKRKYEEERGRMIQQIEKNLAELATLNDGIKNPLTVITLVVDELEESIAGPVLTQVRAINHLIDKLDKRWVESEKILQFLRKHNYLQAGRDDYTKK; encoded by the coding sequence ATGATAGATCCGGAGTATCGTGAATTCAAGAAGACGCGGATTATCCTCATTACTTCAATTGTCTTATTTATCGTCCTCTTCTCTTCAATAGTTGCATTTCTATCAATCATTATTGTCGGGACTTACCAGACCTTTGAAGAGAATGAGATGAATAGCAGGATGCACCGGTTTCAGGATGCCCTGAACAATTCGATGAATATCCTTGAAAATACGGCAATTGATTATGGAGAATGGGATGCAACGGCCAGATATATCGAGGGAAAATACCCACAATTTGTAGAGGCAGAGATCAGTGATGAGACATTCAGAAAGATGGGTATCAATTTCGTAGGCTTTTTTGACCTTAAAGGAACTCCATTCTACTACATAGATCTCTCGATGCCGCCGGAAAAAGGTGAACTGATTAACCCAGCTCTACAGATTTACCTCCCTCATGGTAACAACACTCCTGACGGGAGGGCCCCGCTACCGGAAAAAAAGAAGATTGTCTTTTCAAATGGAGATGTTTCAGGGATCCTCATATTTGTTCCTATCATATATCACACACAAAATAGTTCACCGGTTGGAACTGTGGTGATGGGGAGGTACTTCGCCGATCCATTTCTGGATGAAATATCCCTTGTACTGAAGAAAAGGATAGAGATCATACCTGAAAAAACAGGCAGTAAACTGTTTCCAGGGAATAGTCAGAGTCCGGAAATCCGAGTAATAACAGAAAGTAACTCTGAGATCTCTGCGTATCTAAAAATACCAGATAAACAGAGTGGTCAACAGGTGGTATTTGGAGTAACATATCCACGTGATATTTATCAGCAGGGAATCTCAACACTGGGAACCTTTCTTAGCCTGATAGCGTTTGTGATGATGGTGTTTACTGGCCTTACCGGGATCGGACTCTCATATTATATCAGGCATGCAGAAGACGTACAAAAACTGGCAAAAAAGAAGGATGAGTCATATCATCAGATCATCAATAATCTTGAGGATGCTTACTTCAGGGCAGATCCTAACGGCATTCTAGAGATGGTCAGCCCGAGTGCTGCCAGGATGCTAGGATATTCAAACTGCGATGAACTTATTGGTGTGCGAATTGCTGACCTTTTTCAGAACCCGGATGAACGACCTGCACTCAGGGCAATTCTATTTGAGAATTATCAGATACAAAACAATACCATTGCCTTAAAAAGAAAAGATGGTTCTATCACATTTGCTTCGATCCATGCCCATCTGATCATCTCTGACAAAGGGATTGTGACTGGTATGGAGGGGACTGCCCATGACAGGACTGAAATCATCCTTGCAGGAAAGGACTCACTAGAACGGCAATCGGTGTACAGAATGATCTTTGATAGTGCCAATATCGGACTCTTTCAGAGCAGTCCGGAAGGGCAGTTCCTCTCTGTGAACCCTACTTTTGCATCCATGTTGGGTTATGAAAACCCTGAACAACTCAGGCAGTCAGTGCAGAACATACCCAGGGATCTATTTGTCAGCCCTGAAGAGGGAAAGGAGATCGTCGAATCATTATTGCAGGAATCATCACTGGAGAACCGTGAGATTCAGCTCAGGAAAAAAGACGGCTCGCTAATCTGGCTGAATATCAACATTGTGCTGATCAGAGATATCAAAGAGCAGCCAGCAGCCCTTTTTGGAACAGCCATAGATATCACCGAGAGGAGACATGCAGAGTATGAACTGAAGGAGAGTCAGCAGAAGTTTAAGAGTCTCTTCTATCTCTCACCGATCGCCATTATGGTCTATGATCAGGATGGACATTTAAATGATGCAAACTCTGCTGCGATCTCCATATTCGGCGTTTCAGATGCAGGTGTGCTCAACTCCGACAGCCTGTTCGATCACCCGCTGCTTACTACAGAAGAGCGGAGAGCAATCATAAACGGAAGATCGGTGGATACAGATCTTACTGTAGATTTTGATCTCATGAGATCCAGATTCAGGTTTCCTTCTTCACGGATAGGGACCGGTCATCTCCGCATGATAGTGAGTCCTGTTCCCCATCCTTCAATCGAGGGAGTGAATTGGTACCTGACCCAGATCATTGATGTGACTGATCGGAAGAAGGCAGAGATCGGCAGCCAGATCAGCGAGCAAAAATATCGCCAGGTCTTTGCCAATGTCTCCCACGGACTGATCCTCTTCGAACTGTTTCCCGAAGGCGAACCTGGGAAGATTCTAGACATGAATCTTCAGGCAGAGAAGTTAATCGGAAGATCGCTCTCTGATATTCTTACTGATCAAGATATTCTAGGCAAGTACCTTAATGTTGAAGAATTAAACCTCGGCGAAGCAACACAGTCCGACGCAGGGGAGATATGTACCATAGAGATAGACCTGACATCAGTTGATGATAAGGTCATACCCGTCTTCGTAACCTGTGTGCTCTTTCTAATTGGTGAGCAGCGGGTAGGGCTGACAATCATTGAAGATATCACCCAGAAACGAAAGTATGAGGAAGAACGTGGCAGGATGATCCAGCAGATCGAGAAGAACCTTGCCGAACTGGCAACCCTGAATGATGGGATCAAGAATCCACTTACTGTTATCACGCTCGTCGTTGATGAACTCGAGGAATCTATCGCAGGTCCCGTACTTACACAGGTACGGGCTATTAATCACCTGATCGACAAACTCGATAAGCGGTGGGTTGAGTCAGAAAAGATCCTGCAGTTCCTGAGGAAACACAATTATCTGCAGGCGGGCAGGGACGATTACACTAAAAAATGA